From Solibacillus isronensis, the proteins below share one genomic window:
- the accA gene encoding acetyl-CoA carboxylase carboxyl transferase subunit alpha, protein MSKLMAFEEPVVKLREKIVELKTIATEADVDMSGEIEKLETRLQELEKNVYANMEPWHRVQVARHADRPTTLEYIERIFEDFIEVHGDRTFKDDAAIVGGIASFNGQPITIIGHQRGKTTKENIRRNFGMPHPEGYRKALRLMKQAEKFKRPIICFIDTKGAYPGKAAEERGQSEAIARNLFEMAGIRVPIISIVIGEGGSGGALALGVANKILMLENSTYSVISPEGAASILWKDASYAKEAAEAMKITALDLKQLKVIDGIIPEVAGGAHKDVEQQAIFMKEYLTSVLNDLNKESEDQLVENRYMKFKNIGQYIEQ, encoded by the coding sequence ATGTCTAAATTAATGGCATTTGAAGAACCGGTTGTAAAACTACGTGAAAAAATTGTAGAGTTAAAAACAATTGCCACGGAAGCAGATGTAGATATGAGCGGAGAAATTGAAAAGTTGGAAACACGTTTGCAGGAACTTGAAAAAAACGTATATGCAAATATGGAGCCTTGGCATCGTGTGCAAGTTGCCCGCCATGCTGACCGTCCAACGACACTTGAATATATTGAACGTATTTTTGAAGATTTTATCGAAGTGCATGGGGATCGTACATTTAAAGATGATGCAGCAATTGTCGGCGGGATTGCATCATTCAATGGTCAGCCAATTACGATTATTGGTCACCAGCGGGGGAAAACGACAAAGGAAAATATTCGCCGCAATTTTGGAATGCCTCATCCGGAAGGCTACCGCAAGGCGTTACGTTTAATGAAACAGGCAGAGAAATTCAAACGCCCAATTATTTGCTTTATCGATACGAAAGGTGCGTACCCGGGCAAAGCAGCTGAGGAACGTGGTCAAAGTGAAGCGATTGCGCGTAATTTGTTTGAAATGGCAGGTATTCGGGTACCAATTATTAGTATTGTAATTGGTGAAGGTGGAAGTGGCGGTGCCCTTGCACTTGGAGTTGCAAATAAAATTTTGATGCTTGAAAACTCAACGTATTCGGTAATTTCTCCAGAAGGAGCTGCATCAATTTTATGGAAAGATGCAAGCTATGCTAAAGAAGCTGCTGAAGCGATGAAAATAACAGCCCTTGATTTAAAACAGCTTAAAGTTATTGATGGGATTATACCGGAAGTAGCCGGAGGTGCCCATAAGGATGTTGAGCAGCAGGCGATATTTATGAAAGAATATCTTACAAGTGTTCTAAATGACCTAAATAAAGAGAGCGAAGATCAATTAGTTGAAAATCGCTATATGAAATTTAAAAATATTGGACAGTATATAGAACAATAA
- the pfkA gene encoding 6-phosphofructokinase, translating to MKKIAVLTSGGDAPGMNAVIRAVVRKASFHNVDVVGVYHGYEGLYNGNFELLDIGSVGDIIQRGGTKLYSARFPEFKQDDIQYRAIERMKEEGIEGLVVIGGDGTYRGAMQLSDKGFPCVGIPGTIDNDVPGTEYTIGFDTALNTVVESIDKIRDTATSHENTFVIEVMGRDAGDIALWAGLAAGAESILIPEESYELDDIVARLERGVARGKRHSIIIVAEGVMNGHKLAQLLEERTGIKIRTSVLGHIQRGGSPSARDRVLAGRFGARAVELLLENKGGRAVGVKNHAIIDYDLRKAFETKHQADLSLYTLSKELSI from the coding sequence ATGAAGAAGATTGCAGTTTTAACGAGTGGTGGAGATGCACCGGGAATGAATGCTGTTATTCGTGCAGTCGTTCGTAAAGCGAGTTTTCATAATGTAGATGTTGTCGGAGTATATCATGGTTATGAAGGACTCTATAATGGGAACTTTGAACTTTTAGATATTGGTTCTGTTGGCGATATTATTCAACGAGGCGGAACAAAACTGTATTCAGCAAGGTTCCCTGAATTTAAACAGGATGATATTCAATATAGAGCAATCGAACGCATGAAAGAAGAGGGAATCGAAGGGTTAGTTGTTATAGGCGGAGATGGTACTTATCGTGGAGCCATGCAATTATCAGATAAAGGATTCCCGTGTGTAGGGATTCCCGGTACAATTGACAATGATGTACCTGGTACAGAATATACGATTGGCTTTGATACGGCACTTAATACAGTAGTTGAATCAATCGATAAAATCCGAGACACGGCAACAAGTCATGAAAATACGTTTGTTATTGAAGTAATGGGCCGCGACGCTGGAGACATTGCTCTTTGGGCAGGTTTGGCCGCTGGTGCGGAATCGATTTTAATACCGGAAGAGTCCTATGAGCTGGATGATATTGTAGCACGTCTTGAGCGCGGGGTGGCTCGTGGAAAGCGCCATAGTATTATTATTGTCGCTGAAGGGGTAATGAATGGTCATAAACTTGCGCAGCTTTTGGAAGAACGCACAGGAATTAAAATTCGAACATCTGTATTAGGTCATATACAGCGAGGAGGATCTCCATCTGCTCGGGACCGCGTTTTAGCAGGTAGATTTGGTGCAAGAGCGGTAGAGCTATTGTTGGAAAACAAAGGTGGAAGAGCAGTTGGCGTGAAAAATCACGCTATAATCGATTATGATTTAAGAAAAGCATTTGAAACTAAGCACCAAGCAGACTTAAGTTTGTATACATTATCAAAAGAGCTTTCAATTTAA
- the pyk gene encoding pyruvate kinase: MRKTKIVCTIGPASESPEMLEKLIDAGMNVARLNFSHGNHEEHANRIAAIRDAAERMKKPVGILLDTKGPEIRTHSMENGELHLVTGQVIDISMTEVLGNESRFSITYDQLIEDVDQNDIILLDDGLIELRVLAKDTEQGLIHAIVENAGILKNKKGVNVPGVSVKLPGITDKDAADILFGIEQGIDFIAASFVRTAKDVLEIRELLEQNNGSHIQIIPKIENQEGVDNIDEIIEVSDGLMVARGDLGVEIPAEEVPLVQKSLIRKCNQVGKPVITATQMLDSMQRNPRPTRAEASDVANAIMDGTDAIMLSGETAAGLYPVESVATMNKIAIRTENALDYRAIVSTRSREKEANMTEAISQAVAYTSINLGVKAVLAPTESGNTARMIAKYRPGVSIIAVTSQPNVAQKLTLVWGVKPILTQRVSTTDEILELSVDEALKYEFVSHGDVVVITAGLPVGEAGTTNLMKVHVIGDLLARGQGIGKLSVVGNAIIANNAAEALAYDTEGAIIVTVGSDREMMPAIEKCAGIITEEGGLTSHAAVVGLSLGIPVIVGVKEATTLIQHGQEITMDAETGVIYKGHASVL; the protein is encoded by the coding sequence ATGAGAAAAACTAAAATTGTTTGTACTATTGGACCAGCTAGTGAATCACCAGAAATGTTAGAAAAGTTAATTGATGCAGGGATGAATGTTGCCCGTTTAAACTTCTCACACGGAAATCATGAAGAACATGCAAACCGTATTGCCGCAATTCGTGATGCAGCAGAACGCATGAAAAAACCGGTTGGAATTTTATTGGACACAAAGGGACCTGAAATCAGAACACACTCAATGGAAAACGGTGAGTTACATTTAGTAACAGGACAAGTAATCGATATTTCGATGACAGAAGTTTTAGGAAATGAATCACGTTTCTCCATCACATACGATCAGCTGATTGAAGACGTAGACCAAAACGATATTATCTTATTGGATGACGGCTTAATCGAATTGCGTGTACTTGCGAAAGATACGGAGCAAGGGTTAATACATGCAATCGTTGAAAACGCTGGTATTTTAAAGAATAAAAAAGGTGTTAATGTACCGGGCGTTTCTGTGAAATTACCTGGTATTACAGATAAAGATGCAGCAGATATTTTATTTGGAATTGAGCAAGGTATCGATTTCATCGCAGCTTCATTTGTTCGTACTGCAAAGGATGTACTCGAAATTCGTGAGCTGCTGGAGCAAAATAACGGCAGCCACATTCAAATTATTCCTAAAATCGAAAACCAGGAGGGCGTTGACAACATCGATGAAATCATCGAAGTTTCAGACGGTTTAATGGTGGCACGCGGGGACTTAGGTGTAGAGATTCCTGCTGAAGAAGTACCATTAGTACAAAAATCATTAATCCGAAAATGTAACCAAGTCGGCAAGCCTGTTATTACAGCTACACAAATGCTGGACTCAATGCAGCGCAATCCACGTCCAACTCGTGCAGAAGCATCAGACGTTGCAAACGCAATTATGGATGGTACAGATGCAATCATGCTTTCTGGGGAAACAGCAGCGGGTCTTTATCCGGTAGAATCTGTAGCGACAATGAACAAAATTGCGATTCGTACAGAAAATGCTTTGGATTACCGAGCAATTGTATCAACACGAAGCCGTGAAAAAGAAGCAAATATGACAGAAGCTATTTCTCAGGCAGTTGCCTATACTTCGATTAACCTTGGTGTTAAAGCCGTATTAGCTCCAACTGAAAGCGGAAATACTGCAAGAATGATTGCAAAATATCGTCCAGGTGTATCGATCATCGCTGTTACAAGTCAGCCAAATGTTGCTCAGAAATTGACATTGGTATGGGGCGTAAAACCAATTTTAACGCAGCGTGTATCTACAACGGATGAGATTTTAGAGTTATCAGTTGATGAAGCGCTAAAATATGAATTTGTCAGCCATGGTGATGTAGTTGTTATTACTGCTGGTCTTCCGGTTGGTGAAGCGGGTACAACGAACTTAATGAAAGTACATGTAATTGGTGACTTATTGGCACGTGGTCAAGGTATTGGTAAACTGTCAGTAGTTGGTAATGCAATTATCGCTAACAATGCAGCAGAAGCATTAGCTTACGACACAGAAGGAGCAATTATTGTAACAGTAGGCTCTGACCGTGAAATGATGCCAGCAATCGAAAAATGCGCAGGTATTATTACTGAAGAAGGCGGATTAACATCACACGCTGCTGTAGTCGGCTTAAGCTTAGGTATCCCTGTAATTGTCGGTGTAAAAGAAGCAACTACTCTAATCCAGCATGGACAGGAAATTACAATGGATGCTGAAACAGGTGTCATTTATAAAGGACACGCGAGCGTTCTTTAA
- a CDS encoding FxsA family protein, with protein MKKILFGLLALVFAEIAVFIVIGNAIGVFYTLLLIIFTSIAGLLIAKKRGTKSIQDIQKSMQQGQPPGVPVIETFMIFVGGILLAVPGFITDILGLLFVSGITRNLFKPVIFYFLRKKMKRGQVVILQK; from the coding sequence ATGAAGAAGATTTTATTTGGATTACTCGCACTCGTATTTGCCGAAATTGCGGTATTTATCGTAATTGGAAATGCAATCGGTGTTTTCTATACATTGTTATTAATCATTTTCACATCCATTGCAGGACTGTTGATTGCCAAAAAACGCGGTACAAAATCTATACAGGATATTCAAAAAAGCATGCAGCAAGGTCAGCCACCTGGAGTACCGGTCATTGAAACATTTATGATTTTTGTTGGCGGCATTCTTTTAGCAGTACCGGGCTTCATTACGGATATTCTCGGATTACTATTTGTATCAGGAATTACACGTAACCTGTTTAAGCCGGTCATCTTCTACTTTTTACGTAAAAAAATGAAAAGAGGACAAGTCGTTATTTTGCAAAAATAG
- a CDS encoding AI-2E family transporter, with amino-acid sequence MDYTNKTNPWLVKSRNIIVLLLYFTLFYFIPPIIFGLFFAYLLFPVFLFFKQQFRLPFFLVVIILSVFLFSVVVSVIMLIIHSFITILPQLQSTLLSLDSTYMKHPLLPFIVEKLQSLIRDLLFYTINFIKNSFQSIFEFFIFIVTFYFALMESYKNRLWFFAYIPKAYRTTWARYFQKGMELIGRFIVVEMQLFTLTFILLCIGFYFLKFEAIVIKAFLIAFADCLPFLGIGIFLIPVSVYYFIVNEPIMGSAILVLYFVVQMIRQLTESMLWSHTLHLRMIHTFLISAASVLLFGFYGIILSPILLMIAIKVKQHAIFAK; translated from the coding sequence ATGGATTATACAAATAAAACAAACCCATGGCTAGTAAAAAGTAGGAATATTATCGTTCTTCTACTTTACTTTACCCTTTTTTATTTCATTCCGCCTATAATTTTCGGTCTATTTTTCGCCTACTTACTATTTCCCGTCTTCCTCTTTTTCAAGCAGCAATTTAGACTGCCATTCTTTCTCGTAGTCATTATACTTTCCGTATTTCTATTTTCGGTTGTCGTCTCGGTTATCATGCTCATCATTCACAGCTTTATCACAATTCTTCCTCAGCTGCAGTCAACACTTTTATCTTTGGACAGCACCTATATGAAACATCCGCTTCTTCCGTTTATTGTAGAAAAACTTCAAAGTTTAATAAGGGACTTGCTGTTCTATACAATCAACTTTATAAAAAACAGTTTTCAATCTATCTTTGAATTTTTCATTTTCATTGTAACATTCTACTTTGCGTTGATGGAAAGCTATAAAAACCGTTTATGGTTTTTCGCTTATATTCCGAAAGCTTATCGCACTACATGGGCTCGCTACTTTCAAAAAGGAATGGAGCTTATTGGCCGCTTTATCGTAGTGGAAATGCAATTGTTTACACTGACGTTTATCCTGCTTTGTATAGGGTTTTACTTTTTGAAGTTTGAAGCAATTGTAATTAAAGCCTTTTTAATTGCCTTTGCAGACTGCCTGCCTTTTTTAGGAATCGGAATTTTTCTGATTCCAGTTTCTGTTTATTACTTTATTGTAAACGAACCGATAATGGGCAGTGCCATTTTGGTTCTGTACTTTGTTGTACAAATGATAAGACAGCTAACTGAATCAATGCTCTGGTCACACACGTTGCATTTACGTATGATCCATACATTTCTAATCAGCGCTGCCTCAGTATTATTATTCGGTTTTTACGGAATCATCCTCAGTCCAATACTATTGATGATTGCCATTAAAGTGAAACAACATGCTATTTTTGCAAAATAA